Proteins from a single region of Oryza brachyantha chromosome 6, ObraRS2, whole genome shotgun sequence:
- the LOC107304477 gene encoding histone H3.2, with product MARTKQTARKSTGGKAPRKQLATKAARKSAPATGGVKKPHRFRPGTVALREIRKYQKSTELLIRKLPFQRLVREIAQDFKTDLRFQSSAVAALQEAAEAYLVGLFEDTNLCAIHAKRVTIMPKDIQLARRIRGERA from the coding sequence ATGGCCCGCACGAAGCAGACGGCGCGCAAGTCCACCGGCGGGAAGGCGCCGAGGAAGCAGCTGGCGACCAAGGCGGCGCGCAAGTCTGCcccggccaccggcggcgtcAAGAAGCCGCACCGCTTCCGCCCCGGCACCGTCGCCCTCCGTGAGATCCGCAAGTACCAGAAGAGCACCGAGCTGCTCATCCGCAAGCTCCCCTTCCAGCGCCTCGTCCGCGAGATCGCGCAGGATTTCAAGACCGACCTCCGGTTCCAgagctccgccgtcgccgcgctgcaGGAGGCTGCGGAGGCGTACCTCGTCGGGCTCTTCGAGGACACCAACCTGTGCGCCATCCACGCCAAGCGCGTCACCATCATGCCCAAGGACATCCAGCTCGCCCGCCGCAtccgcggcgagcgcgcctAA
- the LOC102703876 gene encoding U-box domain-containing protein 70-like: MPPIESRRRGTTEEEERKEEEARREKKLGDDACGAMRYKPAVEHYTRGADLDPADISLWIKRAKAYFRMNQYEECVIDCDEAVKRSGGGGGGDKLAAKALSWKGLALLNLAACAADCEPAILALRQSLGKHYREETHAVLDEAERAMESFQEQEAADRHQHKGGELLRQQKYEEAVMQFTEAIKRNPRNPKNFSDRAQCHIKQGELPKALEDADRCIELDSTFGMGYVCKGMAQLRMGKYEDAQATYVGGLKHDPRNLQILDGLERCAVFFKAANGSNSRAKDSRQHERDIEHLRDELQKSKEKASRERSRRMEYEELARALEESYSGLVEQLTTKHDVVTVELQLAREHKEDLEHQLSECRECLERLLSTQSRVPPHFICPISHEVMNDPHIAADGYTYEAEEIRHWFQRGRHTSPMTNLRLEHEQLIPNRALRSAIQEWRQQQNMAL; the protein is encoded by the exons ATGCCTCCCATCGAGTCTCGGCGGCGGGGtacgacggaggaggaggagaggaaggaggaggaggcgcggcgcGAGAAGAagctcggcgacgacgcctgCGGGGCCATGCGCTACAAGCCGGCCGTCGAGCACTACACCCGCGGCGCCGACCTCGACCCCGCCGACATCTCCCTCTGGATCAAGCGCGCCAAAGCCTACTTCCGCATGAACCAG tacGAGGAGTGCGTGATCGACTGCGACGAGGCGGTGaagaggagcggcggcggcggcggcggcgacaagctGGCCGCGAAGGCGCTGTCGTGGAAGGGGTTGGCGCTGCTCAAcctcgccgcctgcgccgcggACTGCGAGCCGGCGATCCTCGCGCTGCGGCAGTCGCTGGGCAAGCACTACCGCGAAGAGACGCACGCAGTGCTCGATGAGGCGGAGAGGGCCATGGAGAGCTTCCAGGAGCAGGAAGCCGCCGATCGCCACCAACACAAag GTGGAGAACTCCTCCGTCAGCAAAAGTATGAGGAAGCCGTAATGCAGTTTACTGAAGCCATAAAAAGGAATCCAAGGAATCCCAAA AATTTCAGCGACAGAGCTCAATGCCACATCAAGCAAGGTGAATTGCCTAAAGCACTTGAAGACGCAGATCGATGCATCGAGTTGGATTCTACATTTGGTATGGGATATGTATGCAAGGGTATGGCTCAGCTCCGTATGGGCAAATATGAAGATGCTCAGGCAACTTATGTAGGCGGTTTGAAGCATGACCCAAGAAATCTTCAAATTCTTGATGGCTTAGAAAG ATGTGCTGTATTTTTTAAAGCGGCTAATGGCAGCAACTCCAGGGCCAAAGACTCGAGGCAG CATGAAAGAGACATAGAACATCTGCGTGATGAACTGCAAAAAAGCAAGGAGAAAGCATCCCGTGAGCGCTCAAGGCGAATGGAATATGAAGAGCTG GCCAGGGCATTGGAAGAATCGTATTCAGGCCTGGTTGAACAACTTACAACAAAGCATGATGTGGTCACTGTAGAGCTTCAGTTAGCCAGGGAGCACAAAGAGGATCTAGAACATCAACTCTCAGAATGCAGAGAGTGTTTGGAACGGCTTCTATCGACCCAAAGTCGCGTACCACCGCATTTTATCTGCCCTATATCTCAC GAAGTCATGAATGATCCTCACATTGCAGCAGATGGATACACTTACGAAGCTGAGGAGATCAGGCACTGGTTCCAGAGAGGCCGTCACACATCTCCAATGACCAACCTGCGACTTGAGCACGAGCAGCTCATTCCCAATCGCGCGCTGCGTTCTGCGATTCAGGAGTGGCGCCAACAACAGAACATGGCGCTGTAA
- the LOC102703591 gene encoding DNA topoisomerase 2-like translates to MESPPLLEQILRRPDEYIGSVEKQTQMLWEYESFPMMRRAVTYVPGLQKVFDEVLVYAAERKRRDPSMDALHVEIDVPERRISVYDNAQGIPVVLHKEEGVYMPEMIFAHHTSSTDTSTGVRLANVFSTEFIIEAADGCRLKKYKQVFSENMGRRSEPEITDCKKGENWTRITFKPDLAKFNLTHFERDVIALMRKRVFDAAAMLGETVHVVLDGQRLPLKDFSTYVDWHIISAKKKQTC, encoded by the exons atggagtCGCCACCGCTGCTCGAGCAAATTCTCCGGCGGCCGGACGAGTACATCGGCTCGGTGGAGAAGCAGACCCAGATGCTCTGGGAGTACGAGAGCTTCCCGATGATGCGGCGAGCGGTTACCTACGTCCCCGGCCTCCAGAAGGTGTTCGACGAGGTCCTCGTCTACGCCGCCGAAAGGAAGCGGCGGGACCCCTCGATGGACGCCCTCCATGTCGAGATCGACGTCCCCGAGCGCCGGATCTCTGTCTACGACAACGCCCAGGGTATCCCCGTTGTACTCCACAAGGAGGAGGGCGTCTACATGCCGGAGATGATCTTTGCACACCATACCAGCAGCACCGACACCTCGACTGGCGTCAGACTTGCCAATGTCTTCTCGACAGAGTTCATCATTGAGGCTGCCGACGGGTGCCGTCTCAAGAAGTACAAGCAG GTTTTCTCTGAAAACATGGGGAGGAGGTCGGAGCCTGAAATCACCGATTGCAAGAAGGGGGAGAACTGGACCAGGATCACCTTCAAGCCTGATCTTGCCAAGTTcaaccttacccatttcgaaCGGGACGTCATAGCCCTTATGAGGAAGAGAGTATTTGATGCTGCTGCAATGCTGGGAGAGACTGTTCACGTTGTGTTGGATGGCCAGAGGTTGCCTCTTAAGGACTTCTCAACTTATGTCGATTGGCATATCATTtccgccaaaaaaaaacagaccTGTTGA
- the LOC102704155 gene encoding histone H3.2, whose protein sequence is MARTKQTARKSTGGKAPRKQLATKAARKSAPATGGVKKPHRFRPGTVALREIRKYQKSTELLIRKLPFQRLVREIAQDFKTDLRFQSSAVAALQEAAEAYLVGLFEDTNLCAIHAKRVTIMPKDIQLARRIRGERA, encoded by the coding sequence ATGGCCCGCACGAAGCAGACGGCGCGCAAGTCCACCGGCGGGAAGGCGCCGAGGAAGCAGCTGGCGACCAAGGCGGCGCGCAAGTCTGCcccggccaccggcggcgtcAAGAAGCCGCACCGCTTCCGCCCCGGCACCGTCGCCCTCCGTGAGATCCGCAAGTACCAGAAGAGCACGGAGCTGCTCATCCGCAAGCTCCCCTTCCAGCGCCTCGTCCGCGAGATCGCGCAGGACTTCAAGACCGACCTCCGCTTCCAGAGCTctgccgtcgccgcgctgcaggaggcggcggaggcgtaCCTCGTCGGGCTCTTCGAGGACACCAACCTGTGCGCCATCCACGCCAAGCGCGTCACCATCATGCCCAAGGACATCCAGCTCGCCCGCCGCAtccgcggcgagcgcgcgtAG
- the LOC102704428 gene encoding GDSL esterase/lipase At4g01130: MRITWLAAAAAAALCCVDAAASAGGQGQCKFRAVFNFGDSNSDTGGFWAAFPAQQAPFGMTYFRRPAGRASDGRLVIDFLVQAMGLPLLSPYLQSVGSDYRRGANFATLASTALQPNTSLFVTGTSPFFLGVQLNQMKELRTKALRSNGNNAQLPAPDVLSNSLYTIDIGQNDLTSNLGSQSIETVKQSLPSVVSQITSTVQELYSIGARNIMVFNMAPIGCYPAFLTKLPHTSNDMDGFGCMKTYNSAVTYYNELLNTSLAEVRKKLQDASIVYANKHAVTLELFRHPKAHGLKYGTKACCGYGDGAYNFNPDVYCGSSKVLNGQTTSAKACADPQNYVSWDGIHGTEAANKIIASSLMSGSYSYPPFDLSKLCKLQPIA, encoded by the exons ATGAGGATCAcgtggctggcggcggcggcggcggcggcgctgtgctgcgtcgacgcggcggcgagtgcGGGCGGGCAAGGGCAGTGCAAGTTCCGGGCCGTCTTCAACTTCGGCGACTCCAACTCCGACACGGGCGGCTTCTGGGCCGCCTTCCCGGCGCAGCAGGCGCCGTTCGGCATGACCTActtccgccgccccgccggccgcgcctcCGACGGCCGCCTCGTCATCGACTTCCTAG TGCAAGCGATGGGGCTGCCGCTGCTGAGCCCCTACCTGCAGTCCGTCGGCTCCGACTACCGCCGCGGCGCCAACTTTGCGACGCTGGCGTCGACGGCGCTGCAGCCCAACACGTCGCTGTTCGTCACCGGGACCAGCCCCTTCTTCCTCGGCGTCCAGCTCAACCAGATGAAGGAGCTGAGGACCAAGGCGCTCCGCTCCAATGGCAACAATG CCCAACTTCCTGCACCTGATGTGCTGAGCAATTCTCTATACACAATTGACATTGGCCAAAATGATCTCACTTCCAATCTGGGATCGCAGAGTATCGAGACAGTCAAGCAAAGTCTTCCTTCAGTTGTTAGCCAGATCACCTCTACAGTACAG GAATTGTACAGCATTGGAGCTCGCAACATTATGGTGTTTAACATGGCGCCTATCGGATGCTACCCAGCATTCCTCACAAAGCTCCCACATACCAGCAATGACATGGATGGATTTGGTTGCATGAAAACCTACAACAGTGCAGTGACCTACTACAATGAACTGCTGAACACTAGCCTGGCCGAGGTTCGCAAGAAGCTGCAGGATGCCTCTATTGTGTATGCCAACAAACACGCCGTGACACTCGAGCTGTTTCGGCATCCCAAAGCTCATG GGCTGAAGTACGGGACTAAGGCTTGCTGTGGATACGGTGACGGGGCTTACAATTTCAACCCAGATGTATACTGTGGAAGCAGCAAGGTGCTCAATGGCCAAACCACAAGTGCGAAAGCTTGTGCTGATCCGCAGAACTATGTGAGCTGGGATGGGATCCATGGAACAGAAGCTGCAAACAAGATCATAGCTTCTTCCTTGATGAGTGGCTCATATTCATACCCACCTTTTGATCTTTCCAAACTTTGCAAGCTACAGCCCATAGCATGA
- the LOC102711810 gene encoding synaptic defective enhancer 1: protein MDYDYRGRPGSGSYGGGSPSMYPRVGQPSHGVANVPPPPRAAPYHHHGPPSVSAAPGAPPPVHASSSTSMGIQVVIKPEYRIAPPPQLPLQLVEVPRSTFNYDFEYEREILAEADKENPNWSKFVVENQPPPQPQPPRPKLTTPTTSVATPGDPVVEKYIAMGLGREAVSFAVLNYGDNPTKVKEFVKSYNALHEMGFTSSNVPELLAIHDNDPDKVIPHLLGRS, encoded by the exons ATGGATTACGACTACCGGGGCCGGCCGGGCTCCGGATCCTACGGCGGCGGGTCGCCGTCCATGTACCCGCGCGTCGGCCAGCCCTCCCACGGCGTCGCCAAcgtgcccccgccgccgcgggccgcGCCGTATCACCACCACGGGCCACCAtccgtctccgccgcgccaGGGGCTCCGCCCCCCGTCCACGCCTCGTCCTCCACATCGA TGGGCATACAAGTTGTGATAAAGCCAGAATATCGGATAGCCCCACCT CCTCAGCTGCCTCTGCAGCTCGTAGAAGTTCCTCGCAGCACCTTCAACTATGATTTTGAGTATGAAAGGGAGATTCTTGCTGAGGCTGATAAGGAGAACCCCAACTGGAGCAAGTTTGTGGTAGAGAATCAGCCACCACCACAACCACAGCCACCAAGACCAAAACTCACAACTCCCACTACTTCTGTG GCTACACCAGGGGATCCGGTTGTGGAGAAGTATATAGCTATGGGGCTTGGACGTGAAGCTGTCTCATTTGCTGTGTTGAATTATGGAGATAATCCAACGAAG GTGAAGGAGTTTGTGAAATCCTACAATGCTCTCCACGAGATGGGCTTCACGTCCTCAAATGTTCCCGAGCTGCTGGCCATCCACGACAACGACCCTGACAAGGTTATCCCGCACCTGCTCGGCAGATCGTAG
- the LOC102705260 gene encoding soluble starch synthase 1, chloroplastic/amyloplastic, with the protein MATAAGMGMGIGAVGMGMAPAMAGTARQRQPRGRLLQRVRRQCVAELSRDGGGPAPAPLVHQPVLPRFLVPAAPPPAPTQSPAPAPTPPPLPDSGVGEVEPDLEGIVEDSIDKTIFVASEQDSEIMDVKEQVQAKVTRSIVFVTGEASPYAKSGGLGDVCGSLPIALAVRGHRVMVVMPRYMNGALNKNFANAFYTEKHIKIPCFGGEHEVTFFHEYRDSVDWVFVDHPSYHRPGNLYGDNFGAFGDNQFRYTLLCYAACEAPLILELGGYIYGQKCMFVVNDWHASLVPVLLAAKYRPYGVYRDSRSVLVIHNLAHQGVEPASTYPDLGLPPEWYGALEWVFPEWARRHALDKGEAVNFLKGAVVTADRIVTVSQGYSWEVTTAEGGQGLNELLSSRKSVLNGIVNGIDINDWNPSTDKFLPCHYTVDDLSGKAKCKAELQKELGLPIRPDVPLIGFIGRLDYQKGIDLIKLAMPDLMQEDIQFVMLGSGDPGFEGWMRSTESSYRDKFRGWVGFSVPVSHRITAGCDILLMPSRFEPCGLNQLYAMQYGTVPVVHGTGGLRDTVENFNPFAEKGEQGTGWAFSPLTIEKMLWALRMAISTYREHKSSWEGLMKRGMSRDFTWDHAASQYEQIFEWAFMDQPYVM; encoded by the exons atggcgacggcggcggggatggggatggggatCGGGGCGGTGGGGATGGGGATGGCGCCCGCGATGGCCGGCACGGCGCGGCAGAGGCAGCCGAGGGGGAGGCTGCTGCAGCGGGTGCGGAGGCAGTGCGTGGCGGAGCTGAGCAGGGACGGGGgcgggccggcgccggcgccgctggtgCACCAGCCGGTGCTGCCGAGATTCCTCgtgccggcggcgccaccgcccgcgCCCACgcagtcgccggcgccggcgccgaccccGCCGCCCCTGCCGGACTCCGGCGTGGGGGAAGTTGAGCCCGATCTCGAAG GTATCGTGGAAGATTCCATCGACAAGACAATTTTTGTGGCTAGTGAGCAGGACTCTGAGATCATGGACGTGAAGGAGCAAGTTCAGGCTAAAGTGACACGGAGCATTGTCTTTGTAACTGGCGAAGCTTCTCCTTATGCAAAGTCAGGTGGACTAGGAGATGTTTGTGGTTCACTGCCAATTGCTCTTGCTGTTCGTGGTCATCGTGTGATGGTTGTAATGCCAAGATACATGAACGGGGCCTTGAACAAAAATTTCGCAAATGCATTTTACACAGAGAAACACATTAAGATTCCATGCTTTGGCGGAGAACATGAAGTTACTTTTTTCCATGAGTATAGGGATTCTGTTGATTGG GTGTTTGTTGACCATCCCTCGTATCATAGACCAGGAAATTTATATGGAGATAATTTTGGTGCTTTTGGTGATAATCAG TTCAGATACACACTCCTCTGCTATGCTGCATGTGAAGCTCCATTAATACTTGAATTGGGAGGATATATCTATGGACAGAAATGCATGTTTGTTGTGAACGATTGGCATGCCAGCCTTGTGCCAGT CCTTCTTGCTGCAAAATATAGACCATATGGTGTTTATAGAGATTCCCGGAGTGTTCTTGTCATACATAATCTAGCACATCAG GGTGTGGAGCCTGCAAGTACATATCCTGACCTGGGGTTGCCACCTGAATGGTATGGAGCATTAGAATGGGTGTTTCCAGAGTGGGCAAGGAGGCATGCCCTTGACAAGGGTGAggcagttaattttttaaaaggtgCAGTTGTGACAGCAGATCGAATTGTGACTGTGAGCCAG GGATATTCATGGGAGGTCACGACTGCTGAAGGTGGACAAGGCCTCAATGAGCTCTTAAGCTCCCGGAAGAGTGTATTGAATG GAATTGTAAATGGAATTGACATCAATGATTGGAACCCATCAACAGACAAGTTTCTACCTTGTCATTATACTGTTGATGACCTGTCCGGAAAG gCCAAATGTAAAGCTGAATTGCAGAAGGAGCTGGGTCTACCTATAAGGCCTGATGTCCCACTG ATTGGCTTTATTGGAAGATTGGACTATCAGAAAGGCATCGATCTAATCAAACTCGCTATGCCAGATCTCATGCAGGAAGATATTCAATTT GTCATGCTTGGATCTGGTGACCCAGGTTTTGAAGGATGGATGAGATCCACAGAGTCAAGCTACAGGGATAAATTTCGTGGATGGGTTGGATTTAGTGTTCCAGTTTCCCACCGAATAACTGCAGG TTGCGATATATTGTTGATGCCATCCAGATTCGAACCTTGTGGCCTCAATCAGCTATATGCTATGCAATATGGAACGGTGCCTGTTGTTCATGGAACTGGAGGCCTTAGA GATACAGTGGAGAACTTCAATCCGTTTGCTGAGAAAGGAGAGCAGGGTACAGG GTGGGCATTTTCACCACTAACAATTGAAAAAATGCTGTGG GCATTGCGGATGGCGATTTCGACATACAGGGAACACAAGTCTTCTTGGGAAGGTTTGATGAAGCGAGGCATGTCAAGGGACTTCACATGGGACCATGCCGCTTCACAGTACGAACAGATCTTCGAGTGGGCCTTCATGGATCAACCATATGTCATGTAA
- the LOC102704986 gene encoding uncharacterized protein LOC102704986 gives MASESGLLRSSAYARMQAESPSEFVPKRVLLGHAAQSSEVDRGNSFWVKAAVVYESVTGDHVDDATNAVARDLLLKLAANCCSKIDSEPRPKGSESDGEDEKTKDETAAKRTSHPDEGTEENKRVIDAIFLVVGFLPRLHTAVAGGGATSRDAVDESFKATHMQDIVTDVIKLENQLPIKHLLDVAGHVEAEVRKLAALDEFKNIEKALKDYRLGFGRQDFDGVIRSFCSYYSPFFSKPPPPTPPASAKDEQGGAAASVDRTLLDCLHDSVVPQPPSGKEAAGGGGAKGGKTARIPTARGLRRSGVRLEAAEEGRAVVQFKEETATLRLPALVYDFKLATVARNLLARELEEQSKPVTRYFQLMNELVEEVGDARILHRAGVVRGGGGSRGANEVHELIKKIDGYATYPSVFMAMDVQVEKVKAFHDKRMNNFFVRYRPAVIAGSSVVAASVVAIVAARKKRG, from the exons ATGGCGTCGGAGTCGGGGCTGCTGCGCTCGTCGGCGTACGCGCGGATGCAGGCGGAGAGCCCGTCGGAGTTCGTCCCCAAGCGCGTGCTGCTCGGCCACGCCGCGCAGAGCAGCGAGGTGGACCGGGGCAACAGCTTCTGGGTCAAGGCGGCCGTCGTCTACGAGTCCGTCACCGGCGACCACGTCGACGACGCCACGAACGCCGTCGCCCGCGACCTCCTCCTCAAACTCGCCGCCAACTGCTGCTCCAAAATCGATTCGGAACCACGACCAAAAG GATCAGAAAgcgacggcgaggatgagAAAACGAAGGATGAaacggcggcgaagaggacgAGTCATCCGGACGAAGGCACGGAGGAGAACAAGCGGGTGATCGACGCCAtcttcctcgtcgtcggcttCCTCCCGCGGCTCcacacggcggtggcgggcggcggcgccaccagcCGTGACGCCGTCGACGAGAGCTTCAAGGCGACGCACATGCAGGACATCGTCACCGACGTGATCAAGCTGGAGAACCAGCTCCCCATCAAGCACCTGCTTGACGTGGCCGGCCATGTCGAGGCGGAGGTCCGCAAGCTCGCCGCCCTCGACGAGTTCAAGAATATCGAGAAGGCTCTCAAGGATTACAGGCTAGGCTTCGGGCGTCAGGACTTCGACGGCGTGATCCGCTCGTTCTGCTCGTACTACTCACCGTTCTTctccaagccgccgccgccgacgccgccggcgtcggccaAGGACGAACAGGGTGGTGCCGCGGCCTCCGTCGATCGCACGCTCCTGGACTGCCTGCACGACAGCGTGGTGCCGCAGCCTCCGTCGGGGAAGGAAgcagccggtggcggcggggcgaaAGGCGGCAAGACTGCGAGGATCCCGACGGCGAGGGGGCTCCGCCGCTCGGGCGTGCGGCTGGAGGCCGCGGAGGAGGGCCGCGCCGTGGTGCAGTTCAaggaggagacggcgacgcTGCGGCTGCCGGCGCTGGTGTACGACTTCAAGCtggcgacggtggcgaggaACCTCCTGGCACGGGAGCTCGAGGAGCAGAGCAAGCCGGTAACCCGCTACTTCCAGCTGATGAACGAGTTGGTGGAGGAGGTCGGCGACGCCAGGATcctccaccgcgccggcgtcgtgcgcggcggcggcggctcccggGGCGCCAACGAGGTGCACGAGCTGATCAAGAAGATCGACGGCTACGCGACCTACCCCTCGGTGTTCATGGCCATGGACGTGCAGGTCGAGAAGGTCAAGGCCTTCCACGATAAGCGGATGAACAACTTCTTCGTCCGCTACCGCCCCGCCGTCATCGCCGggtcgtcggtcgtcgccgcctccgtcgtcGCCATTGTCGCCGCCAGGAAGAAGCGTGGGTGA